One Papaver somniferum cultivar HN1 chromosome 10, ASM357369v1, whole genome shotgun sequence genomic window carries:
- the LOC113316141 gene encoding glutamic acid-rich protein-like translates to MSTTSNNDYYYWYSSSSSSSYDEDSKALVAKSKAKTTHDEGTKPSIPLNDRRVTYAELMKRKAEDDEAGNRQREKDQIRRRIQATEKRRQFDSDADACKEEAEWVFPERKIKPDRYEREFRKTMKQIEDEAEVEEDSDLDDDLDAYPDFIDGPDADSDEEEDNDDKSDDSDDEKDSDDESENSDESDE, encoded by the coding sequence ATGTCAACTACCAGCAACAACGATTACTATTATTGgtattcctcttcctcttctagcTCTTATGATGAGGATTCCAAAGCTCTTGTAGCCAAATCGAAAGCTAAGACCACTCATGATGAGGGAACAAAGCCTAGCATACCCTTGAATGATCGAAGGGTCACTTATGCTGAACTTATGAAGAGAAaggctgaagatgatgaagcaggGAACCGTCAACGCGAAAAGGACCAAATTCGGCGTCGAATACAAGCAACTGAGAAGAGACGTCAATTCGATTCTGACGCTGATGCTTGCAAAGAGGAAGCTGAGTGGGTGTTTCCAGAGCGTAAGATCAAGCCTGACCGATATGAAAGGGAGTTCCGGAAGACCATGAAGCAAATtgaagatgaagctgaagtgGAAGAAGATTCGGACTTAGATGATGATCTTGATGCCTATCCGGACTTCATCGACGGTCCTGACGCTGATTCCGACGAAGAGGAAGACAATGATGACAAATCTGATGACTCAGATGATGAGAAGGACAGTGATGACGAATCTGAAAATTCGGATGAgtctgacgagtag